AACGCAACCTTTGGCGCGGGCCGGGCTTAGCGAGCGGACGCGGGGCGCCCTTCAACCACAAAACCGGTTTCCACGAGGTGGACCCTCCGATTTTGCAGTTGATCGCGGCCCGTCCCGGCCGCGGGCGTTTGTCATCGAACCACGCAATGAACAGGAGATGAGATCATGCGGAGCTTCAGCGAATTCCAGATCATCGGCCGGGTTGGCAAACTCAAAGAGGTTGGCCCGACCCTTCGGATCAGCCTCGCCTCGGAATACGGTCGCAAGGACGACCGCGGCGAGTTCCAGCAGAACACCTTCTGGAACGAAGTCACGCTCTTCAACGAGGCGACCATCACCTGGGCCAAGGCCAATATCCGCCCCGGCGATATCGTCCACGCCCGCGGCACGATCCGCCAGAGCCAGTGGGAGGCCCAGGACGGCTCGACCGTCTACGGCGTCACCCTCGCTGCCGAGCAGATCGACGACTTCAGCCATGATGAACGGCGCCGGGCTGAGGCAGCCGTCATCGAAGACTGATCCTGGTGGCGGGCCTTCGGGCCCAAACACCGCTTGCAAATCGCATAACGCGCTGCCGATCGTTCGGTGGCGCGTTGTCATGTTTGGCTGCGCGGCTTGGCCAAAACACGCCGGCCCGCAGCCCTTCCAAGCCCGGGATCGCCCCGGTGCTTGAAGACCCGCCGGGGTGCATCCTGCCCCCGGCGGAGGAGGCAGCCTGAGGGCTGCCACACGGAATACGAGGCATTTGATGCAAAGCTATAGCATTGCGTCAATCGTTATGATCCGTCATAACGACCCTGCCTCGTATGAGAGTGGCAAGAAATAGGGATGATTACTTCACATGGCCGCCCGCCCCGCCAAATCGATGATCCGGCTCACAGGAGAGCAGCGCTTCGCCATCGTGCGCAAGCGCTCGGAGGGCGTGGCGGTGGCCGATCTGGCGCGGGCGTATGGCGTCACGGAGCGGACGATCTACTACACGCTGCAGGGCGATCAGAACCGCAAGGTCGATGGCAGGGTGCGCACCGAGTTGGTCAATGTGCGGCTGACCGAGAGGGAGTTGCGGGACTTCGATGCGCTGCTGTCCCGGCGTCAGATCGCCAGCCGGGCGGAGGCGCTGCGGCGGCTGATCCATGCGGCGAGCGATCTCTTCGTGCCCGATGATGATCTGGCCTCGGAAATGCGCGGGCTGTCGGCGGCGCTCAACCGCGCAGGCAACAACGTGAACCAGATCGCGCAGCGCCTGAACGAGGCCAAGCAGCGCGGCAAGGTGGCGCCCTATGGTGAGGGCGCCCATTCCCAAGTGCGCGCCATTGGAGCGCTTGTCTTCGACATTGCCGACCAGGTGCAGGAGATGGCTGAGCGTCGGCGCAAGGCGCTCTCGGGCGAGGTCGCGCGCGTATTGCAGGGAGTGGGCGATGGCGCGGAATAACGCGATAGCCGCGCATCGCGACGCCTTCTTCGATCGTGACTGGAGCCGGATCAGCGGCAGCGCACCGCGGGGTCGGCAGAAGCAGATGGTGCGCGCCGCCATGGGGCATACGCCAGCCATCTTCAAAGCCATCCGCTCGGGTGGCACCCATTCCCGTGCGCAGCTCAGCAACCAACTGGGCTACCTCACCTCGAAATCCTCCCTGATCATCGACAGCCGTGGCACCTATGACGGGCAGGCCCGGCTGAGCAACAAAGAGGTCGAACAGGTCACCCGCCGCTTTGCGGCGCAATGGGATGAGCGGTTCAACCCCAAGCTTGGCCATACCTCGCATCTCTTGATGGCCTATCCCATCGGCACGCGCGGGGAAGATGTGGGTGAGATCACCCGCGAGATCTGCGAGCGGTTCTTCCAAGGGGACGGCAGCCACTTCGACTATATCGCCGCCGTGCATGAAGACCGTGATCACCCCCATGCGCATATCGTGCTGAACCGGCGGAGCAAGGATGGCGAGCTGTTCTTTCTCAAGGAAGGCCATCACTTCAACTACGACGCCTTCCGCGAGGCGATGGTGGAGGTCGGCGACCGCTACGGGCTGCGGCTCGAGGCCACCCGCCGGGTCGAGCGTGGCCACACAGCGAAACCGCCCGCGGACGCCGAAATCCGCCGCGCGATGGAAACCGGCCAGGAGCTCTGCGAGCGCCAGCGGGTGGGCCCGGAGCTGGACCGGACCTTGGCCGAGATCGCGGGCCATTCCCGGGCCTATCGTGGGCTCGCGGCCGAGGCCTCCAAGCAGAACTACGAGGACATCGCTCGCGCCCTGGAGAAGGCCGCGATGGCCTTGGACCGGGGGCAGCCCCTCACAGCAGATGGAAAGGTATACGGCATGGCAGAGGACCAGCCCTCATTCGACGCGGTCGTGGAGGCCTTCCATGACAAGATCGCCCAGGCCGAGCGTGTAGTGGCCGAAGCCCCCGCGGAGCGGCGCGTGGAACTGGAATATGAGCTGAACGAGATCTACCGCGACATCTCCCATCTGAGCCCGCTCGGGACACAGTCCCACACGCTGCTCGAAGAACCGTCGAGCAGCGGTGTCTATTCCGCGGCGAATATCGACTTTGAGGTCGTGGACCGACTTGGCACCGATGCGTTGGCCGACCGGATCGAGCGTGCGCTCGAGGGCACCGGCATCTCAGCCGAGGACGTGGTCGCCCGCGTGGAGCTTGGCGCGGAGAACGCCGCGCTCGAGCGGCAATGGCTGGCCCGCGACCTGCGCGCCATTGCCGAGACCGAAGGACTCGATCTGACCCGGGCCGATGAGCTGGAGCAGGCCATCGACCGGCTGGATACCGTGCATGGAGAATTGGGTCGCGCCCTGGCAGAGGCCGAGGTGCTGCGCGACAGTGGCGAACGCGACATGCTCGATGACACCGACCGCGCGGCGCGGGACGCAGATTTGGCCGGCCTGCCGCCAACCGCGGCCGAGGTGCTCGGCCGCCTGCGGGATGACCCGGCCAGCGATCCGTTCCGCGATGAGGCCGAGCGCCTGGCCTTCCGCGGCGAGATCGACGCGCGGATCGGGGATGAGCGCGCCATCGATCTGGCCACCGGCGATGAGGATGCGCTGGAGGAGGTGCTCGAGGACCGGCTGGACCGGCTCTACATGGCAAAAGCCTATCTGCAGAGCGATGCGGCGCTGGCCCAGAGTGCGGCCATGGAACATGTGTTGGACGAGATCGCCAATGAAGAGATCGACGTGCAGCGTGAGCGCCATGGCGACACCGATGGCGAAGGGGGACCGCGTCATGGGTAAGGGACGGATAGTCATCGGCGTGCTGAGCTTTGCCCTGCTTGGCGCGGCCTTGGGCTATGCGCTGGCTTCGGCCTTCCTCGCCTTCCATTGGTATGGCATGGGCGCCGAGATCGACTTCCTGGTGATTGCCCGCAGCTACGCTGAGCTGCGCACCGCCCATCCCGGCGACATGACCATCGTGCATCTGATCATCGGGACCAGCACTGGGGCCGGGCTGCTACTGAGCGCGATCCTGATGAACGATATGCTCACACGGTTTGGCGAGACCCACTGGCAGACGCGCAGTGAGCTCAAGCGCAACGGCTTCATGGGCGAGCCCGGTCAGGGCTTCATCCTCGGCAAGACAGGGCCGCCAAAGCGCTCAGTGCCGTTCTTGCTCTCCACCGTATTCCCGCATGCCCTGATCGTGGCGCCCACGGGACGCGGCAAGACCACGGGCTTCGTGATCCCGAACCTGTTGACCTATCAGGGCAGCACCGTGGTGCTCGACGTCAAAGGTGAGAACTTCGAGGCCACGGCGCGGCACCGCGCCGCGCAGGGCGACGCGGTCTTCCGCTTTGCGCCCACCGATTGGAAGGATGGCCGTTCGCACCGCTACAACCCGCTTCTGCGCATCGCCTCGCTGGAGAATGTCGACCGTCAGCAGATGGAGCTGCAGCTTCTGGCCTCGCTCTTTCTGCAGGCCGACAGTGACCGCGTGCAGGGCCTGCTGGATGGCGGCATCGATCTCTTCGTCGCCGCGGGTCTCTTGGCCTTCGAGCGCAAGCGGCCCACCTTGGGCGAGATCTACCGCATCACCGCCTCGGGCGGCGACAAGCAGAAGGAATATCGCCGCCGCGCCGATGAGGTGCAGAACCCCGCTGCCCAGCTGATCTTCATGCGCATGGCCTCGACCAACAACGATACGCTGACCTCGTACCTATCGCTCTTGATGACCTCCGGCCTCAAGCAATGGGCCAACCCGGCCATTGACCGCGCCACGGCCACGTCAGACTTCGACTTCCGCGATATCCGCCGCACGCCCTTCAGCGTCTATCTCGTGGTCGAGCCGCTGATGGTAAAACCGCTGGCGCCGCTGATCCGGCTCTTCTTCTCCGACCTGTTGGCGTCTCTGCAGGACCATGAACCAGGCGAGGACGAGCCCTGGCCGGTCATGATCATGCTCGACGAGTTCAACCGCCTGGGCAAAATGCCCATCGTGCTCGACAGTATCGAAACCCTGCGCTCCTACCGTGCCAATCTCGCCATCGTCACCCAGACCATTCCCGCCCTCGACGAGATCTACGGTGAAAACGCCCGCCGCGCCCTACAGGGCAATGCCGGGATCAAACTCTACCTCACCCCCTCTGATGAGAAGACCATCGAAGAACTGAGCAAGGCCGTCGGCAAGACCACGAAACGCGTGGTCACACGCTCCCGCGCGATCGGCCGCAATCCCTTCGCCGGGCGCAGCATGTCCGAACGCACCGAAGAAACTGCGCTGCTGCCTGAGGATGAGGCCCGCCGCATGGCGCTCGACGACATTGTCATGGTGGTCGATGCTCAGATGCCCGTGCGCGCCAAGCGGATCAAGTACTATGAGGACAGCTTCTTCAAGGCGATCTATGATCAGCAGAGCGGCCCACTGCCATACCCGTCTGCCAGCGATCAGGTGCGCGGGCTGGAGGGGCAGATCAAGGCACTGGAGGCAAAGGTGGGGGCGTTGGAGTTGCCCGGAGCGGAGCCCAACGCGCCGGCGAAGAAAAAGGCAAAGGCGGGCGGCAGGCGCCGCGCGGAGGTTGAAGCCATGAAAGACAACAGAGGCAAGAAGGCATCGAGGTCTGAGCCGAGGCCAGCGCCCAACGCTGAGGCCTACCAGAAAGGCACGCGCCAACTTGATCAGTTCCTGAATGAGGCGGCAGCCGGTTGAGGGCGGTCGCGAGGCAATCTGCTACAGCGAAGCGGGTCAGCGCATAAGGCTGGCAATGACCTTGCTCGCCTTCGGGTGATCGATGGTTTCCAGCACAGCAATGACCGGCTCACACCATTTCGGACTTTGACGTGCGAGCTGACCAAGCCGGATGACAACATCCTCGTTGGCGACGAAGCTGAGCGCGTCAAGGAGAGTTCGGCTTGGGCGCACACGGATCTCGTAGAGCAACACGTCGCGCGCATCTTCTTCTCCCGCCTCCGCAAGGGCGACTGCAGCTGCCCGGCGGACCTCGCGCACAGGGTCTGTCAAATAGGGGTAGATGTCATCGAGCGAGACATCCGAGGCCACAGCCAAACTCAAGGCCGCACAGCGCACATCTGCTTGTGCGCTGCTCAGCCCGGCCTCCACAATGGATTTGGGAAGAGTAACTCTACTGGCGGCTGCTGCCCGAACAAGGAATGGCTCGAAGCAGGGTAGAATCTGCCCCATGCGCAGGATTGCCTCCACCAAGTTCCGATCAGCCGTGGTGATCGCCATGGTGAGGACGAGCTCTTGCTCTACCGTGGGCCTCTCGCCCCCAAAGCCAAGAAACCGACCCCAGAGTTTGAGGGCTGCCTCTTGCCAGCCCAAGGGGCGCCGCTTGATCAGCTCGGCGCCAAGACCCGAGACGGACGCCACCGACGCTTTGGGAAGCTCCGCCAGCAAGGCCTCGTCGCTCATCTCTTCTGGCCGCATAGGGGATGATGTGACGGGCGCGGCGCCGCGCGCATAATCGGCGCAATCCTCCAGATGGGCGGGAGACGGCGCCGGGGCAAAAAGGTCGAGCTGGACAGGGTCCGAGGATGACGTGGGCTTGCGCATGTGATGTCTCAAAGAAGGGTAGGCCAAAGTTTACAATGGTTTGAGCAGCATGTCATGTCGGCCCAGGGTCCGGAGTCGCCAGAGGAATCGGAAGGCTCTGCTGCGCCCTATCGATAATACATCTTGCTACCTATGATATATTATTGAAAATTGATCGCGTGCAGCCAGGGCAGCAGTGCTGCAAACAGCGGGAGCAAGACCATGGCTTGGGAAAGTACAGATCTGGATATCGCGACTGAGGCCCGGTTTCGGGCGCTAGCTAAGAGCGGCTATCGCATTGAAGTCCTTTGTCTTGAGGCCGCAAAAAAGAAAGGCCCCACGTACTACGGTTTATGGGTCATGCGCGCGGTATCCGAGGAGGGAGATCAGAAGCGCCTTGTAACAGCACGCACGCGCAAAACGAACAATGACATCAAAATCCGGGAGTTCAAGACGGCTGCTGGTGTGATATCTTTCCTCGCCGGGCTTGGCCTAGATTGCGCAAAGATTCCCCTCCACGAGGGCAAACATGCGCGGCACAAGCTTGAACCTGCCGCCGGTGTCAGCGCCGCCGACGATCTAACGGGGTGACCGGTCGGAGGTTTGCGTCGCGACGTTCCTTCGCCGC
This genomic window from Paracoccus sediminicola contains:
- a CDS encoding type IV secretory system conjugative DNA transfer family protein — encoded protein: MGKGRIVIGVLSFALLGAALGYALASAFLAFHWYGMGAEIDFLVIARSYAELRTAHPGDMTIVHLIIGTSTGAGLLLSAILMNDMLTRFGETHWQTRSELKRNGFMGEPGQGFILGKTGPPKRSVPFLLSTVFPHALIVAPTGRGKTTGFVIPNLLTYQGSTVVLDVKGENFEATARHRAAQGDAVFRFAPTDWKDGRSHRYNPLLRIASLENVDRQQMELQLLASLFLQADSDRVQGLLDGGIDLFVAAGLLAFERKRPTLGEIYRITASGGDKQKEYRRRADEVQNPAAQLIFMRMASTNNDTLTSYLSLLMTSGLKQWANPAIDRATATSDFDFRDIRRTPFSVYLVVEPLMVKPLAPLIRLFFSDLLASLQDHEPGEDEPWPVMIMLDEFNRLGKMPIVLDSIETLRSYRANLAIVTQTIPALDEIYGENARRALQGNAGIKLYLTPSDEKTIEELSKAVGKTTKRVVTRSRAIGRNPFAGRSMSERTEETALLPEDEARRMALDDIVMVVDAQMPVRAKRIKYYEDSFFKAIYDQQSGPLPYPSASDQVRGLEGQIKALEAKVGALELPGAEPNAPAKKKAKAGGRRRAEVEAMKDNRGKKASRSEPRPAPNAEAYQKGTRQLDQFLNEAAAG
- a CDS encoding single-stranded DNA-binding protein, encoding MRSFSEFQIIGRVGKLKEVGPTLRISLASEYGRKDDRGEFQQNTFWNEVTLFNEATITWAKANIRPGDIVHARGTIRQSQWEAQDGSTVYGVTLAAEQIDDFSHDERRRAEAAVIED
- a CDS encoding relaxase/mobilization nuclease domain-containing protein; the encoded protein is MARNNAIAAHRDAFFDRDWSRISGSAPRGRQKQMVRAAMGHTPAIFKAIRSGGTHSRAQLSNQLGYLTSKSSLIIDSRGTYDGQARLSNKEVEQVTRRFAAQWDERFNPKLGHTSHLLMAYPIGTRGEDVGEITREICERFFQGDGSHFDYIAAVHEDRDHPHAHIVLNRRSKDGELFFLKEGHHFNYDAFREAMVEVGDRYGLRLEATRRVERGHTAKPPADAEIRRAMETGQELCERQRVGPELDRTLAEIAGHSRAYRGLAAEASKQNYEDIARALEKAAMALDRGQPLTADGKVYGMAEDQPSFDAVVEAFHDKIAQAERVVAEAPAERRVELEYELNEIYRDISHLSPLGTQSHTLLEEPSSSGVYSAANIDFEVVDRLGTDALADRIERALEGTGISAEDVVARVELGAENAALERQWLARDLRAIAETEGLDLTRADELEQAIDRLDTVHGELGRALAEAEVLRDSGERDMLDDTDRAARDADLAGLPPTAAEVLGRLRDDPASDPFRDEAERLAFRGEIDARIGDERAIDLATGDEDALEEVLEDRLDRLYMAKAYLQSDAALAQSAAMEHVLDEIANEEIDVQRERHGDTDGEGGPRHG